The genomic interval CTGGAGGAGCGCCTGGAAGACGAAGAAGCCGAACATGAACACGATGCCGACGAAGATGGTCCGCGTGTACTCGACGGCGAGGGCGTACTCGAGGGACCCCGGCGACGCGCCGACGAGCGACATCAGCCACGGGCTCAGGACGTAGCCGAGCACGGAGAACCCCGCCGCGACGAGGAAGACGAACGCGATGGTCTGCCCCGCGACGTAGTTCACCCGGTCGTCGTTGCCCGCGCCCTTGTTCTGGGCGACGAGCACCGTCCCGGCGACGGTGAACCCGCCGGCGACCGATATCATCAGGAAGACGACGGGGAAGGAGTACGACAGCGCCGACACCGCCTCCTGGCCGAGTCGGCCGACCCAGAACGTGTCGGCGACGTTGTAGCCGACCTGGAGCAGCTGGGCGAGGACGATGGGCAGCGCCAGCACGACGAGCGGTTTCAGCAGGTCGCCGCCGGTGACGTCGACGTCGCGCCCGCTCACTGTCGCCCCCGGAGCGTGCTGTCGAGGTACGACGCGAGCGAGACGCGGACGGCGGCGGGGGCCTGGTCACGGTTCGTCGTCGTCCGGGAGGCGCGCGCACCGTTCACCGTCGCGACGACGTGTTCGGCGACGCGGGTGGGGTCGACCTCCCGGAACGACCCGTCCTCGACGCCGCGTTCGACGATGTCGCGGACGGTGTCGACCAGCAGGTCGTCCATCTCGGTGAACTGCTCGCGGAACGCCTCGTTCGTCACGGCCTCCGAGCGGAGTTCGCTCATCACCGTCCCGATGGCCTCCTGCTCCTCGTTCAACTGGATGGGGAGCAGTTTCTCGACGATGTGTTCGAGGTTGGCCATCGGGTCGTCCTCGGGCGTCGAGAGGACGGCCTCCTCGAACCGGTCGCTGGCGAACCCGAGGAAGGCGACGAGCAGGTCGTCCTTCGAGTCGTAGTGGTAGTACAGCGACGACTTGCTCATCTCGAACTCGTCGGCGATGTTGGCGATGGAGAGGTCGTTGTATCCGTGTTTCAGCAGCGCCCGGAACGTCGCCTCCATGATGCGTTCCTCGGTAGTCGGTGGTTCCTCGCCCGACTGGTCGGCGTTCATCGCTCCCCCTCCGCGGGCCGCGCGACGCGGAACTCGTCGAACTCGGTGGTACACCAGTGACAGAAGCCGAGGTCCGCCTCCAGTTCGCCGCCGCAGTTCGGACAGTGGGTCAACTCCCCACCGGCGGTCGGTTCGGCGCGCGACCGGAACTGCTGGTACTGGGCGATGAGGTACGCGTCGAGCGCACAGAGCGCCCCGACGAAGAAGATGGGCGCGAGCGCGACGACGTCGAACGCCTCGCCGGCGGCGGCCGCGTCGAGGGCGGCCTGCGGGACGACGAGCGTCGCTCCGGCAGTGATACCGAGCCACGCGACGGCGCGGAGCCACCGGCGCAGGTAGAGGTGACCGAGCCCCGAGACCGCCACGCTGAGCGCGACGGCGAGCCACGGTCGTCCGGTCGTGGACCTGTCGTTCATACTCTGACTGAACGTTCAGTCAGATAAAAGACTTGTGTTCCGACGGGGTTCGGGGGAGGTCGTCCACCGTAGGACGACGGGAGCCGGCGTCTTCGTCGCCTATCGATGACGGTGGGGAGAAGATGAGCGGAGGGACCAGCGTCGTCGACCGACCGTTCAGTCAGACGACTCGGTCGTCCCCTCGACCACCAGACGAGAACGACGCGACAGTTGGCCCCAGAACCGATTCCGCCAGCAGGTCGGGACTCAGACGATGTACCGACCGACGAGGGGACCCACGTCTGTGAAAACGAAAAACTGATAGATTCATAGATTCAACGTCCGTCAGAGAGAGTGTCGTACATGCCAGTTATCCAGACCGAGGGGCTGACCAAGTACTACGGCGACGTCCGTGGTGTCGAGGACCTCTCGTTCACCGTCGAGGAGGGCGAGGTGTTCGGCTTCCTCGGCCCGAACGGTGCCGGGAAGACGACGACCATCCGGACCCTGATGGGGTTCCTGTCGCCCACCGACGGGACCGCCAGCGTCCTCGGTGCGGACATCCGCGACGCGTCGGCGCTGCAGGCGGCCCGCGCACGCGTCGGCTACCTCCCGAGCGAACCGGGGTTCGACGAGGGCGTGACGGGCCGACGACTCGTCGAGTACCACGGCGCCCTGCGTGGCGACGTGCGCAGCGAGGACCTGCTGGAACTGTTCGACCCGCCGCTCGACCGGAAGGTCGGCGAGTACTCGCGCGGGAACAAGCAGATGCTGGCCATCGTCATCGCGTTCATGCACGACCCGGACCTGGTCGTCATGGACGAACCCACCTCGGGGCTCGACCCGCTGAAGCAGGAGCGGTTCCTGGAGTTCGTCCGGGCCGAGCAGGCGCGCGGGAAGACGTTCTTCTTCTCCTCGCACATCCTCGGCGAGGTCCGGAAGGTCTGTGACCGCATCGGCATCGTCCGTGACGGCCTGCTGGTCGAACTGGAGGACGTCGACTCGCTCATCGACCGCACCGGCAAGACCGTCCGCGCCAGCGTCGGCGGGTCGGTCACCGCCGCGGAGTTCGACATCGACGGCGCACACGACGTGACGGTCGGCGGCGACGGCGACGTGCCGACTGAGGCGGGCGCCGACCACGCAGGCGTGAGCGACGCCAGCGCAGGAGACGACGACTGGTCCGACGAGGAGACGACGGTGTCGTTCACCTACACCGGCGCGTACGAACCGCTGCTCCGCCACCTGCTGGAGTACGACCTGCGTGACCTCGCCATCGAGGAAGCGCCGCTGGAGGACGTCTTCATGCGCTTCTACGGCGAGGACGACGCCGAGGCGGTCGTCGAACGCGTCGAGTCCGGCCGGGCGAATACCGAGACGGGGACCCCCGATGCTTGAGACCGCCCGCTACGACGCGGAGCGACGACTGTCCGGGTCGGTCGTCCTCGCCCTCGGCCTGTCGGCGTACGCGGCGCTGATGATACTGATGGCCCCGAGCCTCCTCGGGGACATCGACCTCGCCGCGCTCGTCGAGCAGTACCCGCCACAGCTCGTCGAGGCGTTCAATCTGGAGCTCATCGGGACCATCGAGGGCTACCTCGCGCTGGAACTGTACCAGTTCGCGTGGGTGCTCGGACTCGGCGCGTACCTCGCGTACAGCGCCGCCGGGAGCGTCGCTGGCGACGTCGACGACGGCCGGATGGACACGATACTCGCCGCGCCCGTCTCGCGCGGGCAGGTCGTCGTCGAGAAGTTCCTCTCGCTGCTGGTGCCCGTCGTCGTCGTCAACGTCGTCGTACTGGCCGTCGTCGCCCTCGGGACGTCGCTCGTCGACTACCCCGTCCCGGCAGCCGACCTCGTGGCCGTCCACGCGCTGTCGATTCCCTACCTCCTGTTCTGTGGGGGGCTGGGGATGCTCGCGTCGGTCGTCGCCCCCCGGCGGTTCGTCGCGGAAGGGGTCGCCGTCGGCCTGCTGGTGGGGACGTTCCTCCTCGACTCGGTCACGGCCGGGACGGACCTCGACTGGCTGAGCGCCGTCGCCCCGATGCGCTACTACGACCCGGTCGCCATCCTCACCGCGAGCGAGTACGACCTCGTCGGGGCGGTGGTCCTGCTCGGGGTCGCCGTCGCCCTGCTGGCTGCGAGCGGCGTCTGGTTCCGGCGGGTGGACGTCCGATGAGCGACGCCGCCACCGGGTCGGTCGACGACGTCGAACGCGCCGACCGCCGCGAGCGCCACACCGCGAGCGCCCGCGACGTGTTCCGGTTCGAGGCGGAGCGACGCCTCCGCGTCACCGCGGTCGTCGCCGCCGTACTCGGCCTGTACGCGGCCATGTTCGTCTGGATCGGTCCGCAGTTGACCGGCGGCGAGGAGCTCCAGGCGTTCGTCGAACAGCTCCCCCCGGCGATGACCGCGCTGTTCGGACTGGAGCACATCGGGTCGTTCGAGGGCATCCTCGGCGAGTTCTACAGCATCGCCTGGCTCGTCGGTCTGAGCGGGTACGTCGCCTACAGCGCCGCCGGGAGCGTCGCCGGGGCGCTCCGTGACGACCGGATGGACACGCTGCTGGCGGCGCCCATCTCCCGGACGAGCGTCCTGCTCGGGAAGTACGCCGCGCTGCTGGTGCCCATCGTCGTCCTCAACGTCGTCGTGCCGGTCGTGCTGTACGTCGGGTCCGTCGTCGTCGACGACCCGCTGTCGTTCGTCGACCTCGTGACGCTGCACGTCCTGTCGATTCCCTTCCTGCTGTGCTGGGCCGCCGTGGGGCTGTTCCTCGGCGTCCTCGTCCGCGGCGGGCGACGGGCCGGACGACTCGCGCTCGGCCTCGTGTTCGCGGGGTGGCTCGTCGAGTCGGTCGTCGTCGGCAGCGACTTCGAGTGGCTCGGCAACGCCTCGCCGATGCGCTACTTCGAACCGACCGAGATTCTCGTCGACGGGTCGGTCGACCTCCTCGGGACGGCGCTCCTGCTGGCCGTCGCCGCGGTGGTCCTCGTCGCGAGCCGAACCGCGTTCGAGCGGAGTGATCTGTGACCGGCGAACCGTCAGGCGAAAGCACGCCGGGGCCGGAGGGTCGGTAGATGCGGAGTTTCAGCGACGACGAACGCTCCCGAATTCGCCAGCAGATACGCGAGACGGGACGGGACCTGTTCTCGCGCTACGGCCTCCGGAAGACGACCATCTCGGAGCTGACGGAGCCGGCGGGTATCGCGTCGAGCACGTTCTACCAGTTCTACGACTCGAAGGAGGAGCTGTACATCGAACTGCTGGAAGAGGAGGGCGAGGAGACGACCGAACACCTGCTCGCCATCTCGTTCGAGCGCTACGACGACCCGCAGGCGGCCATCGAAGCGTTCCTGCTGGGGATACTGGAGGTGATAGAGACGAACCAGCTCGTCCGTCAGATAATCGTCAGCGACGAACTCGACCGACTGCGCGAGCAGTTCACCGACGAGGAGATGGAAGAGAACCGGCAGCAGGAGCTCGCCATCTTCCTGCCGTACCTCGAAGCGTGGGACGAGGCGGGGCTGCTCCACGACGTCTCGCCGGAACTCCTCGCCTACACCATCCACGCGATAATCTTCGTCGGTCTCCACGAGGACGAGATTCCGATGTACCAGGAGGTGAAACAGACCCTCGTCGGGTCGTTCGCGCGCGGCGTGACGAGCGACGACCCCGACCTCGACGCGGTCGACGTTCCGGACGTGGACGTCGACGACCTCGTCGCGAGCGCCTCCGGTGGCGACCGCGACACCGCAGCGTCGGGGCTGGACGACGACGCTACCGACGGGCAGTGACGGTCGTGTGGAGCGCGTCCACGTCCCGTTCGAGCAGGCGCGCTGCCTCCAGTCGGACCCGACGCGCCCGCTCCTCGGGGATGGTGTCGCCGGCGTAGAACTGGCCCGACAGCGGGTGGTAGCGCGTCGTGTCGATGCCGTACCGTTCGAGGTACTTCCAGACGAACGGCGAGGTCAGCCCTCGCTCGATGGCCGCCGAACTCAACTGCTGGAGTTCCGCGTACGCCGGGACGCCGATGGCGTCGTTGGTGACGCCGGGGTCGCCGACCTCGACCGGCAGGTCGTCGGTCTGGGCCATGAGCGGCGCGAGGTCCTCCAGGAGCGTGACGACCTGGCTCGGGAGGGAGGTGTCGGGCGAGCGCCACTCGACGGTCGGCGTCTCGCTGCGCAGGCGGATGGGCGTCATCACGACGTTCTCCGGGTCGAAGTAGTCGGTGTACTCCTCGGTCGAGACGCCGCGGTTGAGCGCCATCGACCGCAGTTCCTCGTAGAGCCACTGGAGTCGTCGCTCCCACTCGTCGGGGTCGTCGGTGTACTCCCAGAGGTCGCGGAACTTCCCGAAGTTGTGCCCGGCCTTGTACCGGTACGCGTACGCGCGCGAAGAGGTGGCCAGTCGCTCGCCCTCGTAGAACGGCGAGGAACTCACCAGCGCGAGCGCCGGGTCGAGCGCCGTCAGGAGGTTCAACTGGCGAGCGACGTTCCCCTGCTCGAAGTGGACGTGCGTCCCGGCGCAGTTCTTGGCGACCTCGAACCCCTCGCCGTAGATGCGTTCGAGCATGTCGCCACGCGAGGAGGTGACGGGCGACCCGTTGGCGGTCAGCGGCGTCCCGAGCGGGACGAGCCGACGGTTCGTCTCGCGAGCACCCCGGAGGAGCGTGTCGAGCACGTCCGTGAGGCTCTCGGCGATACCGGCGGTAGAGCCCCGTGGCGGCGTCGTTATCTCGACGAGCGACTCGACGAACTCGGGCACCGCGTTCTCGTGAGCCTCCGTGAGGTCGTGGCCGGCACAGAGGTCACCCATCTCGTCGACCACCCAGAACTCCATCTCGACACCGAGTTGCATACGTCGTGGAGTCTATCTGCGCGGTTAGCGCTTGCCCGGCGTGTGCCGTATCGGAGAGGGACGGCGAGGGGTTCGACGAGACGGCGGACGGTTCGAGACCGCCTGTCGGAGCGCCGCTCGCCCCCCTGGCTCAGTTCTCGACGACGAACTGGCCCGCTATCTCGGTCACCTCGGCCATCGTCTTCGGCTCGTCGACGGCCATCGGGAACGGCGACTCGACGTTCAGTTCGTTCAGGAACGAGGCGTGTCGCGCCTCGACGCTGTGGATGCCGATGGCTGCCTCGAACACCGCGTCCGCGGCGACGGTGCCCGCCGCACCCTTGTACGCGGCGACGCCCGTGTTCTCCAGCGCTCGCGCCACGCCGAGGAACTCGCTGGGCGTCTCGTAGCCGAAGTCGTACGTCGCCTCCTCGACGGGCGTCCCGCCGAGTTGCTCGACGGTGTCGGTGATGGCCCTGACGTGTGCGGCCTCGTGTTCGCCCACCATCTCCAGGTGGTAGCGGACGTCCTCGCGGACCGTCTCGCCGAACCCCGAGAGCGCCTCCGCGTCCATCAGGTCCTCCTGACTGAACGCCTCCAGCCCCTCGCGGTAGAACGCGTTCTCCAGGTGTTCGAGCGTCAGCGCGTAGTTGAGCACGGCCACGTCGTCCGTGTCGTCCTCGGCCTTGCGCTGCTGGTCGGGGCGGTCATCGCCCGTCTCGAAGACGCTCGGGTCGACCTCGGAGGTGACGAACTGGCCAGCGACGTCGAGCACCTCCTCGACGGAGTTCGCCTCGTCGACCGCCTTCGGGAACGGCGACTCGGCGTTGACGAGGTTGAGGAAGCTCGCGTGACGCGCCTCGACGCTGTGGATACCGGCCGCCGCCGCGAGCACGTCGGCGTTCACCACCTTCGGCGCGGCACCGGCGTACGCGGCGACGCCGGTGTTCTCCAGCGCCTTCGCCACGTCGAAGAACTCGCTGGGCGTCTCGTAGCCGAACTCGTACTCGCCTTCCTCGACGGGCGTCCCGCCCAACTGCTCGACGGTGTCGGTGAGCGCGCTCACGTGGGCGGCCTCGTGTTCGCCCACCGTCTGGAGGTACCTCGGTACGTCCATCCGAAGCCGTTCGCCGAACGACGAGAGCGCCTCGGCCTCCATCAGTTCGTCCTCGCCGAACGTCTCCAGTCCCTCGCGGTAGAACGCGTTCTCCAGGTGTTCGAGCGTCAGCGCGTAGTTGAGCACGGGGACGTCGGGCGCTGGCGTCGACTGGGTCGTGGTGGGGTCGTCCGTCGTCTCGTTCGTCCCCATCGTCGTCGTGGCCGGGGCGTCGGAGGTCTGCGGTGGTTCACTCGTCGTCGTGTCACCACCGTCGTCACCGCCGCCCATACAGCCAGCGAGGGTGGCGATACCGAGCGTCGCGGTGGTGCCGAGGAGTGCGCGGCGCGTCGTGTCGGGGGTGTCGTCGGGTGCAGTCATCGCTTCGTCTTCACCGAGTCAGTTCCCCCTAAAGAGAATTCTCCGATTTCCGACGGGAATCCCACCAGACGGTGGCGGAACTCTCACCCAACTCCGGTCGGAACTCGCAGACCCCGGTGGCGATAGACGGCCAGTGGTGGCGACGACCGGTGACGGACGACTTCGTCAGACCAGGCGTTCTCGAAGCGAGCACTGTCCGCTCGCTCAGTCCTCGCGCGAGTCGAGCCAGTTCGCTACCTTCTCGCGCGTGTAGCGGCTGTACCGGTCCGCGTGGTGGACCGGGTCGTCGAACTGGTGCTCGCGGTTCTGCAGGCCGTTGGCGAACCGTTCGGGCGGCTCGTCGCTCCCCTCCCACGTCGTGCTGGCCTCCTGCGTCCAGAACCAGCCATCGTTCGGTTCGAGGAGGTACGACCAGCACATCGGCGTCAACTCGGTGTAACAGCCGTTCGCGTCGACGCGGAAGTCGCCGTCGGCGTGGCTCGCCCCGTAGGCGTGACCAGCCTCGTGCCACGTCATCCCACGGACCTCCCAGGAACCGACCGAGAACGGGTCGGCGTACACCAGCGCTCCGCGCGTCCACTCCCCGTCGTCCGTCACGTAGGTGTCGCTCTGACCGTACCCCCACTGCGCCACGTCGTGGGCGATGAGGACGTTCTCCTCGGCGGTCAGCGAGCGATGCTCGTCGAGCCACGACATCGCTCGCTCGATGAAGGAGTGCTCGGTGTCGACGAACTCCGCGGGTGCGACGCCCAGTCGGCCGAAGTCCCAGAACTGCCAGTCGGCGTCGGTGGTGTCGTCGAGGTAGTCGACGACGTTCCGGGCCTCCTCCCGGACGAGCGTAGCCCACCGGGGCCAGCCGGCAGCGGCCGCGAAACTGACGTACGGCATCGGTCACGCTCCGAACGGTCGCACCGCGCGCACGCCGAGGTGCTCGACGGTCACCGTCGGCGTCGCCGGTCGTTCGACCGCCTCGAAGGCGGGCACCGTCACCGTCTCGCCGGGGCGTTTCCCGGGAGCGGTCCGGGTCCGACCGGTCGGCCGGCGGACGGTGACCGAGCTGCTCGGGAGCAGTACGTGTTCTCGCTCCGCCGGGCCGAGGACCGTCGACGCTCCCGCGACGGTGGCACGAACGCGCAGCTCTCCGACCCGTTCGAGGTCCACGGACGGCGGCCTCACGCCGTCGAGCACTCGCACGGCCCGTCCACCGTCGAGCGGCAGTCGGTCCGTCGGCGTGGCCCCGAAGACGTCCGCCCCGAACAGGCCGTCGACGGCCGCCAGCAGCGAGCGCGACTGGACGACGGCGAGGCCGTCGGCCCCCGCCAGCGCTCGTCGGGCCGTCTCGTACGCGGGACGGGAGAGCCAGAAGACGCCCGACGACGGGTCGCTCCGGACGTGCGAACGGCCGCAGTCGTGTTCCACGTCCACCCCGGCGTCCACGTCGTAGCGTAGGCTGGCCGTGACGACGGGCATCTCCCCAGCGCCGCCACCGCCGTCTCCCGTCCCGGTCGTGCCGAGGCGGTCGAGCGAACTGCCGAAAGCCGCGAGCGCCCCCGCCGCGCCGACGAACTGGCGACGGCTCAGCGACCCGTTTCCGTGCCGGTCGAGTGCCGTCCGCCCGCGGCCGACGGCGCCGTTCCGTACCGGTCGTACCGTCCTCACGTCCATCGACTCGACCCTCCGTCTCCCGTCGGCCGCACGAGTCGCTCGACGTCCACACATCGCCGATTCCCGGACTCCCCCTCGCTCACCCTCACTCGTCGTACGAGAGATGGCAGACGCATAACCGTTTTCTAGTCATTCTCTAGACATGTTTGTGGACAGGTCGCGGAGTCGTATCGAAAAACGGGAGGGACGAGCGCCGTTCGCTCAGCCCAGGAAGGACGCGAGGATGGCCTCGTAGGCGTTGACCACGTCCGCGACGAGTCCGTTCTCGTCGTCGGAGTCGTCGATACCGTCGTCGTCCTCGTTCTCGTCGTCGCTGGAGTCGACGCACTCGGAGTCGTACGACTCGCCGTAGTTGGTGTCGTCGGACTCGGACTGCGAGCTCTCGGTCTCGAAGTCGGCGTCGGCGTCGGTCCGGGTGTCGTCCCGGGTGTCGACGTCTTCGCTGGAGTCGCTCTCCTCGAAGTCGGACTGGCTCTGGCTGCTGGAGTCGCTCTCGCTGGAGTCGCTCTCGCTCAGGTCGGACTCGCTGTCCTCGTCGCTGTTCGTCTCCCACTCGACGTCGTTGTTCTCGGCGGTGTCGATGCCGTTGTCGCTCACGCTCTCCGTGTCCACCGACTGCTCGTCCTGCACGGACCGGTCGCTGTCGTCGACGGAGTTCTCGACGGAGTGCATGCTCTGGTCGCTCTGACTGACGCTCCGGTCCATCGAGGACTCGCTCTCCTCGTTCTGCGTGCTGGACTGTTCGTTGTCGTTGTCGGTCGTCTCGAGCGTGCTGTCGCTCTCGTCGCTCGCGCTGTCGCTGCTGTCGCTCTCGCTCTCGTCGCTCGCGCTGTCGCTGCTCGCCGACGCGCTGTCCGAGTCGGAGCTGGAGCTGTCGCTGTCGCTCGACGCGCTGTCGGAGCCCTCGCGGTCGCTCTCGCTCGACTCGCTGTCGCTCTCGTCGTCGGAGCTGGACGCACTGGCGCTGTCGCTCGATTCGCTGTCGCTGTCGCTCGATTCGCTGTCGCTCGACTCGCTGTCGGTGGAGTCGCTCTCGCTGTCGGAGCTGGAGCTGGCGCTGTCGCTCGAATCGCTCGCGCTCGAATCGCTCTCGTCGGAGGCGCTGTCGGTGTCGCTCTCCTCGAAGTCGTAGCTGTCGCGGTCGTCGTCGCCGCGGTCGCTCGATTCGCCCTCGTCGGTCGAGGACTCGACGTCGGTGTCGCTCGACTCGCTGTCGGTGGAGTCGCTCTCGTCGGAGGAGCTGTCGTCCGAAGCGCGGTCGCTCTCGCTCTCGTCGGAGGCGCTCGCGTCCGACGCGCGGTCGCTCGACTCGCTCTCGCGCTCGTCGGAGGCGCTGTCGCTCTCGTCCGAGGATTGCGAGTCGCTCGCGCTCTCCTCGCGGTCCGAGTTGGCGAAGTCGCTGTCGTTGGACTCGCTGTCGCTCGCGCTCTCGTCGCTCGCGCTGTCGCGGTCTTCGGAGTCGCTCTGACTGTCGCTCGAATCGCGCTGGCTGTCCTGTGAGGCGCTGTCGCTCGAATCGCTCGCGCTCTCGCTGCGCGTGCTGTCCTGGTCGCTCGCGCTGTCGGTCGCGTCGTTGACGGTGCGGTCGAGGGTGCTCTCGTCCTCGTCCATCTGGATGTCCATGTCGTCGACGTCGCTCTGGCGCTCGCTGTGGTCGCTCTCGTCGACGTTGTCGACGGAGTCCTCGCTGCTCATCTCGCGGTCGTAGTCGCGGTCGTTCACCTCCAGCGAACTCCCGTCGCGGTACGACTCGCTGTCGCTCGCGCTGTCCCGGTCGCTCCGGTCCATCGACGAGGCGTCGGCGTCGTTCGCACTGTCGCTCTCGCTGTCGCTCTCGCTACTCGAAGAGTCGCTCGAACTCTCCGAGTCCTCGCTACTCGAGCTATCTCGGTCGTTACTGCTCCGGCTCTCGCTCGCGTCCTCTTCGTCGAGGGTCGACGCGTCGTCGTCGAGGCTTTCGTACTCATCGCACTGGTCGTCCGTCTGGGAACTGCTGCTGGTCTGGGCTGTCGCCACACTCCCAGCACCGGCTAACACCAAGAGGAGAACCATCACGATGGCTAGTGCTTTGTTGGTCATTCGAATCTCTGTGACCTCTGTTGTAGGTCAGTTACCGGTTCGCTCAGGAGCGTTAAGAACAGGCGACGAAGCCCTGGGAACGTCCGGAGGGGATGGGGTCAATTCTCCCCCGAACGAACCCCCGGTGCTCGGCCGAGGGGAAGAGACTCTTCGACACGCCGTGGAATCCCCAAAACGCTCCGCGGAAACCCCCCGAAAAAGCAGTGGGTTCGACCGGTCCTCGTCGGGCGACCCCGTCAGTCGAGTTTGCTGACGTCGATGTCGAACGAACCGTCGGCGTTCTCGACGATGACGCCCTTCCGTTCGAGTTCCGACGGACTCTCACCGGTGACGATCATCCGTTCGGTCGTCGTGTCGCAGGTGGAGTCCCGGGTCTGGTCGCGCTGGGTCCGGTCCTGCGTGCTCTCGCTGCGGTCGCGCTGACTCTCGCTCTCGGAGTCGCTGCGGTCGCTGTCGCGCGATTCGAGGTCGTGAGCGCGGTCGCTCCGGTCCTCCTGGCTCGCACGGTCGCTCTGTTCGGCGCGCTCGCTACGGTCGCGCTCGCTCAGGTCGGACTCGCTGTCCGTCTGGCTGTTCGACGCGCTCTCGACGTCGTTGTCCAGTCTGGTGTCGACGCCCTCGTCGCTCACGCTCTCCGTGTCGCGTGCGGACTCGTTGGACGCGTTGCGCGTGCTGTCGCTCGCGTCGCGTTCGTCGGTGTACGTACTCCCGTCACG from Halomarina salina carries:
- a CDS encoding TetR/AcrR family transcriptional regulator, yielding MNADQSGEEPPTTEERIMEATFRALLKHGYNDLSIANIADEFEMSKSSLYYHYDSKDDLLVAFLGFASDRFEEAVLSTPEDDPMANLEHIVEKLLPIQLNEEQEAIGTVMSELRSEAVTNEAFREQFTEMDDLLVDTVRDIVERGVEDGSFREVDPTRVAEHVVATVNGARASRTTTNRDQAPAAVRVSLASYLDSTLRGRQ
- a CDS encoding DUF7575 domain-containing protein produces the protein MNDRSTTGRPWLAVALSVAVSGLGHLYLRRWLRAVAWLGITAGATLVVPQAALDAAAAGEAFDVVALAPIFFVGALCALDAYLIAQYQQFRSRAEPTAGGELTHCPNCGGELEADLGFCHWCTTEFDEFRVARPAEGER
- a CDS encoding ABC transporter ATP-binding protein, with protein sequence MPVIQTEGLTKYYGDVRGVEDLSFTVEEGEVFGFLGPNGAGKTTTIRTLMGFLSPTDGTASVLGADIRDASALQAARARVGYLPSEPGFDEGVTGRRLVEYHGALRGDVRSEDLLELFDPPLDRKVGEYSRGNKQMLAIVIAFMHDPDLVVMDEPTSGLDPLKQERFLEFVRAEQARGKTFFFSSHILGEVRKVCDRIGIVRDGLLVELEDVDSLIDRTGKTVRASVGGSVTAAEFDIDGAHDVTVGGDGDVPTEAGADHAGVSDASAGDDDWSDEETTVSFTYTGAYEPLLRHLLEYDLRDLAIEEAPLEDVFMRFYGEDDAEAVVERVESGRANTETGTPDA
- a CDS encoding ABC transporter permease subunit is translated as MLETARYDAERRLSGSVVLALGLSAYAALMILMAPSLLGDIDLAALVEQYPPQLVEAFNLELIGTIEGYLALELYQFAWVLGLGAYLAYSAAGSVAGDVDDGRMDTILAAPVSRGQVVVEKFLSLLVPVVVVNVVVLAVVALGTSLVDYPVPAADLVAVHALSIPYLLFCGGLGMLASVVAPRRFVAEGVAVGLLVGTFLLDSVTAGTDLDWLSAVAPMRYYDPVAILTASEYDLVGAVVLLGVAVALLAASGVWFRRVDVR
- a CDS encoding ABC transporter permease subunit codes for the protein MSDAATGSVDDVERADRRERHTASARDVFRFEAERRLRVTAVVAAVLGLYAAMFVWIGPQLTGGEELQAFVEQLPPAMTALFGLEHIGSFEGILGEFYSIAWLVGLSGYVAYSAAGSVAGALRDDRMDTLLAAPISRTSVLLGKYAALLVPIVVLNVVVPVVLYVGSVVVDDPLSFVDLVTLHVLSIPFLLCWAAVGLFLGVLVRGGRRAGRLALGLVFAGWLVESVVVGSDFEWLGNASPMRYFEPTEILVDGSVDLLGTALLLAVAAVVLVASRTAFERSDL
- a CDS encoding TetR/AcrR family transcriptional regulator codes for the protein MRSFSDDERSRIRQQIRETGRDLFSRYGLRKTTISELTEPAGIASSTFYQFYDSKEELYIELLEEEGEETTEHLLAISFERYDDPQAAIEAFLLGILEVIETNQLVRQIIVSDELDRLREQFTDEEMEENRQQELAIFLPYLEAWDEAGLLHDVSPELLAYTIHAIIFVGLHEDEIPMYQEVKQTLVGSFARGVTSDDPDLDAVDVPDVDVDDLVASASGGDRDTAASGLDDDATDGQ
- a CDS encoding glutamate-cysteine ligase family protein, producing the protein MQLGVEMEFWVVDEMGDLCAGHDLTEAHENAVPEFVESLVEITTPPRGSTAGIAESLTDVLDTLLRGARETNRRLVPLGTPLTANGSPVTSSRGDMLERIYGEGFEVAKNCAGTHVHFEQGNVARQLNLLTALDPALALVSSSPFYEGERLATSSRAYAYRYKAGHNFGKFRDLWEYTDDPDEWERRLQWLYEELRSMALNRGVSTEEYTDYFDPENVVMTPIRLRSETPTVEWRSPDTSLPSQVVTLLEDLAPLMAQTDDLPVEVGDPGVTNDAIGVPAYAELQQLSSAAIERGLTSPFVWKYLERYGIDTTRYHPLSGQFYAGDTIPEERARRVRLEAARLLERDVDALHTTVTARR
- a CDS encoding ferritin-like domain-containing protein, which translates into the protein MTAPDDTPDTTRRALLGTTATLGIATLAGCMGGGDDGGDTTTSEPPQTSDAPATTTMGTNETTDDPTTTQSTPAPDVPVLNYALTLEHLENAFYREGLETFGEDELMEAEALSSFGERLRMDVPRYLQTVGEHEAAHVSALTDTVEQLGGTPVEEGEYEFGYETPSEFFDVAKALENTGVAAYAGAAPKVVNADVLAAAAGIHSVEARHASFLNLVNAESPFPKAVDEANSVEEVLDVAGQFVTSEVDPSVFETGDDRPDQQRKAEDDTDDVAVLNYALTLEHLENAFYREGLEAFSQEDLMDAEALSGFGETVREDVRYHLEMVGEHEAAHVRAITDTVEQLGGTPVEEATYDFGYETPSEFLGVARALENTGVAAYKGAAGTVAADAVFEAAIGIHSVEARHASFLNELNVESPFPMAVDEPKTMAEVTEIAGQFVVEN